The genomic interval TTCACACGGTCACAGTGAGAATAAACTACAGAAACttaaaaggatttaaaaatgAGTGGTGCAGGTCAGAGCTCAGATGTGAAACGGCTGAAATGGACATGAAAATATGTctggatgtttgtttttaaatcagacaCGACACAAACTGCCGATAAGAACTGAGTAAAAGAGCCATAAACAGAAGCCTACCAGCGTTGGCGTGCTCCACCCAGCTGAACGTGACGGCTCCTTTTTTGTTGCTCTCGCTGAAGCGGAGCAGGAAGGTGCCGCTCGGCTTTTCCCTCAGCAGCTCATCGGTTCTCCCCCTGCTCACGAAGCCCATGATGCGCCTGAAACCCGCCCGGGCACAATGAGACAACAGGTTTGTCAGCCGAGAAGCAAAGTGACCTGAAACCTCCTGAACCTCATCCACGTGGTTATAATCTGAGGATGATGTGATTATACACGATGACACTttacaaacatgtgtgttaccCGTCACGCCAAAGACCGGCCAGGTGTGTCTTGATCAAATCCAGGATTCCCCAGATCCAGGTACTTTCATTCTGACAAGCAGGAAAGCAAAAGACAACACGTAAAGAGCATattaagaaacacacacagtcaaacacacacacagtgaaacacacacacagtcaaacacacagtgaaacacacagtgaaacacacacgGATCTTGTTTTTTAAGTCTCACCTTGAATTGTTCCCAATGAACGAGACCTTCAGGATCATCTGAGGAGAAACTCAGTTACGTTAATGAGGACGTGTCTTTACAGGGAATGAGCACAAGAGCCATGTCCAGTAAATTAAATAACCACAGACTGGTTTTATTGGGAATATCCACTGACAGAGCAATGACTGCGTGTCTGGAGACACTGGCTCCGACGACAGTGCTGGTGTTTTAAAGGAATAGCTTTGAGATTTTGGAAACTACCTTTTTCATGCTGGGAGTTAGATGAGAGGATCCTGCTCATGTAAacctggttagcttagcttagcatgaagacACCAAAGAGGAGGACCAACTGTCTGTCTTTTTCCAAATGTCCAAATCCCCCAAATTCTGGAATGTGTCTTACTTGGACATTTTTTGCGTTTTTCCAGCTCCTCTGGTAAATTTGAGGAATATTTCCAGCAGAGCATGTCTGAATGCCGTGCATGCTCCAATGGCTACGAGTATATTGCTTAATTAAATTTACTCTAAAGGTCGATTCAGTGGCTTGGTTCAGGGGGGGGGCCGCCAGAGACTCACCCACGATTCTGTCCCGGAGCAGAGAGAGCTGGTTTTCATCGAGTCCTCTTTGGCCGACGGACAAGAACTGCCAGCTCAGAACCTGGGCCAGCTGCTGCCAGGCGATGGGGGGGGGCTTCACGAACAACAACAGGTTCTGAAGAACAAAATGAGAGATGATTGATTTGACACCGTTTATGTTAAGTTAAGTGCACAAGTAAACAAACGTTATAACGAGTGTTTGGTGCAGTATGAATGTGTcataaaggtccagtgtgtaagatttaaatgaaaaggatctattggcagaaatttgaCACAAAATAATCCtattgtgtttcatctaaatcgCACAAATTGTTGCTTTCTTCACCCCAGAATTAGTCCTTCatatttaatactttatatttatatctggtcctctctacggaggctgccatgttttttttacactagCACCAAACTGGACACACTAAacttcttttgagtttttaagacAACAGGCGGCTGCCACGGCTTCtctttcggggggggggggtgttcagcacttcaccactagatttcactgaattctacacactgaaccttttttAGCTGCAGCCACACGTCCTGatgttgtgtatttgctgtgttGAGGTGAAGTGGCCTTACCCTCGGTTCGATGCTGGACAGCACACTGCACCACAGGACCGAGGCCCAGGCAGCGGGAATCTGATTGGTGCTGGAGACGACCACCACTGGCAGAGAGCTGATCTGGGTCCACACCAGAGGAGGACATTCAGTTTAATGCCCGAGCACCGTTTCCCATTGCTGTTATTTAAAGTTCATGTCCACTCACCTCGATGTTGCACCAGAGTCCATCGAACTGCAACTCGGTCACAAACTTAACGATGTGGAGTTCCTCCGTCACTACCACTCCACCCTGATAAAGGAAGAACAGCACATTGTTAACGGAGGGTAAAAGAATCTGGCACTATAAGGATTTGTAAACAGAGAGAACAAAGTCTAAATACTACAAAACAAAATGGTGCAGCACagttcacacagagaaacacctgAGATGAAGAAGAGTCTTATATCACCTTATTCAAATGAGAATATTCCAAGGTTGTTTCAAAATTTTGAGAAAAATCTACTTGACGATTTGTAAGCCAcagatttatttcaataataCTTCAGTACCACTCACATTGCAGTATGCAAAACTGGATggcaacattaaaacaaagtatttaaatacGGTGAAAGCTCATTGGTTTCTTCATGTTATGTTGAAATGTCCTCCAGAAGAAagggatttttatttaatttataaatatgAATGTCTCCTCTTACCTTACGTTTTCCTCTGCTTTTCTTGATTTCCTCGATTTCCTGAAAATGTAGGAAAAAACTCAATTATTTCAATGTACAATAATCATACGTGTGTTGTTCATAAACACAAAGTGTAATATTTCTTACCATGTCAGCAAATTCTGCCCTCAAGGCTCCAGCAGTTTCGTCCACATCCAAAACCTTACTGACCTCACTGAGGAAACGAAACTGACGCATCCTGCAAAACACATGGGGATGAATCAGTGTTCCAGTAATGAGAGTATTTATGAGTCATAAGTGTTTTCTCTAGCTTCTACCTACCCATTGATTTTCAAGATTTCTTCAACGTCCCTTGATTTTTTTacgagagaaacaaagaaaccaTGTCACTCAAAAGGAAAACCCAAAACAACAAGCTCAAGTTTAAACTGGATCTTTGACTTACTTGTCAAAAACAGCTTTGACTTTGAGCCGGTCCTTGAATTCAGGGAGGTTTACCAAGAACCTGAGAAGAAAATCAGTTCTTAAATCACAATTATTCTCTCAATCAGTGATCTCCCCCCTTAATAACCCCCAAATATTACTGAATATACCACTTCTGAGTCATGATATTGATTCCACACAGAGGTGATGTGTAACAAGTGTGTAGATTCAGCTGCAAAGACCAAAAGTCACTACAAAAGCACACATCAATAACATGTGTAAAGCTCACAGGTGTATTGACTCTGAAAAGAGATAAAAACTACAGTGACTTTAGAAATCTAAATTACGATAAAGCTTAAAAATACTAAATCCAATTCCCTATGAACTCGaattcaaatataaaacctATGCAGGTGTATCCTCACCGAACTGTCGCTGAGAAGTTTACTCCAGTCTTGACAATCAGAAGTTGTTTCTCCACCACTAGAGCGCTGTAGCACAAGAGCACAACGGCACATGTCAACcatgtttgtgtaagtgtgtgtgtgtgtgtgtgtgtgcgcgtgtgtgtgtgtttatattataGACGAGTCCTGAAGCCGTGTCTCACTTTGCAAGAAGTGAAGTGAGCAGTGACTGTGTGAGCTGCTCGTGTGCTCCCAGGAGGCCGGAGGCATCACTGCCCTGGTACTTCTTGTTGTGGTTGTGCAGCTGCTTGCGAACCTCTAGTAGCAGCTCTGCCACAGCGGTGAACCTGCACATAAGAacacacaccatacacacatacacacacacacagggagagagagaacacatgtCTGTCATCAACAATGAAGTGTTATGGTCGGAAAAGAAAGATGCTGCACACAAAGTATCCGAGTCAATGTGAAATATCAAATGTGAAAagatcgtggggggggggggggggggggggtgacctcTCCTGGAGGTGGTCCAGACTGGTGTCCACCGGGCTTCCAATGCAGGACAACTGGTGTCGGCTCTTCCACTCAGGCAGCTGGACCTCAGTGAGAGCTGCCACCGTCTGCTCCGCCTGTTCTAAAACGTTCACTATCTCCAGAAGCATCgtctgcagagaaacaggaaacactgattattgttctgtgttttctataAAAGTGTTTTACAGTGGATCTAGTGATCAGGTCATCTGCTTACAGGGAtcatttttggggggttttcaTTCAATTTTGACTGTAAACAAGTAATTTTTAGAGTTTGTACTGTGATAAAAAGATAATAAATCCCTCATTCATATACATGTGTTCCACGTCAATGACAACAACTCAAAGCTGCTTCTACAGTATACCTGTTCTTTTATCATTTCTTAACCATTGTGAGATGTTGTGGTTTTCAACAATTTCAACATTCTCCAAGGGAATAACAAGGGATTGAGTTTCAGGGGACTGTCTGGCCCGGGTGGAGGTTTCTATTCTTTTACCTGTTGTGGAGAAGCAGAAGCCAGgattctcttttcctctcgcaGACAATCAGAGAGGATTTTCATCAGGTTCAGTGACTCATCTTGAAAGTGTGCCTGAATCATAATGAACAAACCCAAAAGAAAAAGTTGGGGTCAATCCTCTCAATATCATAACTCATCCTGAATGTAGCAGTGATAGAGGACGTCTCTCCCACCAGCAAGTCGTCCTTCATCCCTGGAAAATCAGAGCTGTGCAAGATGTGGCCCTCCGGAGCAAAGCGGTTCCACTGCTGCTCCGAAAACTGCAGGAGTTCAAGGGTTGTGTCTTTCTGCATGTGCTGGATGAGAAGATACTGATATCAATAAGGTGAGACTCCATAACTACGAGTGGAATGGAATCGTCCAATCAGCCAAGTACATCAAGGTACTTTTTCCCTATCTATTTATTTGTCAATGTTATTGTTGTATAGCAATAATTCAATACTGAATATACTTTGTTTTGTGTACATAGTCCACAAAGATGTAAAGAATTATGTTATCAATTAATTTCTTGTGCAAAAGATAAACCATATCATTCTGGAGCAGGTCCAGTTAATTGAGTGTCTGTGTTCTCATTAGAAATGTGTGACACAGTCGAGGGGAGTtgttgcttttattctgaaagtcgTGCTGTGTTTCATCTGGGCATCGGTTCCATCTCTGTTCTGTGAGTGTCACCGAGTCGCCCTCACCAGTCCTGGCTCTCTatgcaggagcagagggaggggcgGATGTGTCGGGGGAATTTCCCCCTCGTACAGGTGAGTCAAGCAGCCCTGGAGTGAGTTAAGCTTGagccaccacccccccccccccccccccctccaaacatgagagataacctgtggtaaccttcagttttcataaaaactcataaggtttagtttgtccagtctgggctactacaAAAACTACTAACTACTAACTACTAACCCTGACCCATAGATTACACATAGACAACCAGATCCCTGTCACCTGAATCTCACACAGTGGACATTTAAGTTGAGAAAAACTTATTTCAAACAAGGTGTTGGTGAATGAGAGGAGGCTCTTCTATAATCTCAAATTGTCTTAATATAAATTATCTACATGTTTTGGACAAGTGCTGCCACAAAATGGAGACTCACAGTTTCCCTTAATTTCCCCTCAGAAGAGTTAAGGGAGTTTGTGACCTAtgggatagagcgggtgttctgcaacaagaaggttgccggttcgaatcccactctttcccatctgcattcCTAAGTGTCcatggcaagatactgaacccctaaaatgagccctcataaatgctgagtgttctaaaaatgtaagtcgctttggacaaaagcatcagctaaatgacatgtctGTAACAACATGTCTGACATGTCTGTAACAACCAGTAACACACCGCCAGTCATTCTTCTTGTCCCCGTGTATTTCTAATGTTTGAAGTTGGTGCCTTAacaccacaaacacataaacacacacacacacaaacaacaaagcaTAGCCCTGTCTTCCACAAATACTTATAAAGTTCTTACCTTGTCCTTGTCCCTGTAGATTATCAGTGGGTAACATCAGAGGTGGATCCTCTCCCTGTGTGGtgttcagtgtgtctgtgtgtgtttcttcctgATCTGATTTTATACTCtgccccacacccacacccacacacccacacaccacgTGACTCCCGAGAAACAGAGCTGCAGACTGGTGTCAAGTTCACTGCTGCTCACACACTCTTCACTTCCGGCCTCTGAGTAAATTCACAACataaagtgacacacacacaaaaaacaaggatcagtatttttaaaggtccagtgtgtaagagttaggtgaaagggatctgaATACATAATAATCCTagtgttttcactagtgtgtaatTATCTAAAATGTACTAATTGTTGTTTCCTTGAATGgacagtttatatttaaatactttatatttacatcaggagcggatcctctctatggaggccgccatgtttcctACAGTCTTCTAAACTGAACAAACTAAACCTTCTGAGTTTTTATGACGACTGAAGCCACCACAGATTCTGAAGCTACCTCAgattctccttcatgtttggaaggggagggtgaggtgagggggtgttcagctgcttcatgacacttcaccactagatatcaccaaactctacacactgaacctttaatgctTAGCTAGGATGTGATGGCAAATCTAGAGAACACGAGTCTTTGACCGTGCTTATATTCCTGCCCAGTGATTATTGTGTCTAGtgcattttgtatttgaagTAGAAAATTGTTGACGCACTCGTCAGGTTTGTGTTTGGATTCGGAAACACCAACAACAAGATGACCAGAATATTCTGCTATTCCTTGTACCTATCAAGTATATAAATTTATAATAACATTATCCAcaatcttcctctttttcttcatcattcaaaAATGTGTTGGGTGTATTCTAATTTAGACTTGACCTCTCGAAAGCTGGGTGGAATTTTCTCAATGGCAGATTTGTCCCCACTCACATTCCCACGATCTTTTAAAAGATGCATTTCAGGCCTTGCGTTaaaatctctgtgtctgtgagcaAGGGTCACGTAATACCATGGATCATGTTGTcatgtttcaaatgtttaaaagtgttttgtgcAACACAACACccaaataaacacataaaaatatatgacCAGAGTAAGATTATAATCTAACTGAGGAACTGGTTTGACAAGGAAGCTCGTTTGACCGGGGCCTCATTGTTTTGATTGCGTCATCCATCCTCACTCTCTGGGAATCACGTGAttcttgacagaaaaaaaactgaaggagTGTGAGAATCAAGAGGAAGTGACTCATAGGCATTTTAATTCCAGCTGCTTCCAAAGTCAAAGCTCAACAGACTTATGAGGGAAAGTTATGTCTTGACGTTTCCTCCTCATGGTTGATAGGTGGCAGGTGAAGTAACCAGGAACGAATGCATGAACAGATAAGTAAGTTGTGTTTGCAACGCAGGTCAAATCAAAAGATTGTGTAACTACCACACAGTTTCCTCTGCAACAATTACAACAAagtaatacagaaataaaaaaaaaaagcaagctAATATCAACATTGCAGTCAAACTGAACAATTTTAAATCGTCATATATACAACGACAGCCTCATAGAACTAATCAATAGTTAAAACATTAATTTTCATGATCATCACGACGTTGATGGGAGACTGGTTTCAGGTCAGTGGGAATGTGGCTTCACTCTGAGTATGGGGAACTCATCTGCAAAGCAAAAGGAGAAGATGACGATTAGTCTACATAACAAAAAGGAAAGACACATTATACACAACTCGGGTTTATTTGCTCAACGTGAACTTTCAATAATATTGCCCACATGGTGCTTTATGAATCAAAGTGATGCAAACATACCGAGTCGATGTCGAAGAGCAGCTGATCGTGGAGCATGTTAAACTCACCAGGAGTCATCGGGGGCTCAGGAGACTGGCAGGCCGGGGACGAGGTGCTCGTGTTAGAGctggaataaaaacataaatcataAAGGTGAGGGGCCTGACTCCCATCAGGAGAAACTCATATTAAATCCATATGCTGTGGGTTGCCCTGTACGATAAAAGTCAACCACATATGTAATAATCAACTCACCGTAATTCAGAGATGGGGATCAGGGTCGATGTTATGTATGGAGTGACTGGAAATTGAACAATGACATGAGAAACGTTAGCCAATCAAGATCCATGCTGTGAAAACCACGATCTCATGAGGAGGACATGGGCGTGTGTGCTCTCTTGCCTTTGCTGGGCTGACTGTTGTACAGCCGCCCGAAGGCCTCGTCCTTGGGGATGTCGGGGTAGAGGAACTTGAGTGGGTTCTCCGAGACGACCCCGTCTGAGATCACCTTGTAGTCTCGAATGATGTCGGCGAACGGGAGAGCGCTGAGCCGGTTCTTGGTGTACGGCTCCACAGAGTTGAACTTCACTTCTCCTGTCGCAAGAACTTATCATCGTTAGCCGGGTTTAGCATTGCAGGGAATGATCAATACTTCTTGATTTGTGGGGATTATTGACACAGAGGGTTTGGTGGAAATGGTCGATTTGAAGGAGACCTCACCGTTGTCACTATGCTCCACCCAGGTGAAGGTGATTCCTCCGAGGTGGCTCTCACTGAAGCGTAAGAGGAAGGTGCCTCGCTCTCTGTCCTTCAGAAGAGAACGCTCCGTCTCTTTACTCACGAAACCCATGATGTAGCTGAAAACAAATAACAAGGTCTCTTTGAGAATCTGAGGACCGAGAAAGATAGAAGTCTACAAATGTCTCAATGTGACCCACTGGCCCATTGTCCTAGGTTTTTGAACATCCTGTGAGAACAAGATGGACGCAGACATCGTGAGCCGCTCACTTCTCATTCCAAACTGGCAGCAGGTGTTTCTTGATGAGCTCGAGGATGGAGTCCAACCACATCCAGAAACTGAACGGCTTTCCTGAAATATTCTCCTTGAAGACGCGcgacacaaggagagagagagagagagagagagagagagagagagagagagagagagagagagagagagagagaagcactcGGTTGCCATTTAAAACATCACGTTATAgagatattatatattttttcatttaaccactagatggcacaACCACATTTGATTTGAGACCACATGGGATTGTGTGATTCAATAGTTACCTTAGAGAACTTTGACCAGGACACGTGATAGTCATTGCAGGAGACGTGTTGACCTACATGAAAGATAACGTTAATAAAATTACGTGACTTTATCAaggtacacaacacaaaaaggcTGTTTCCCAATTCAGCCCTAAGCCCtaccactagggggcagtgtTGTTCCATTTCTGTGATGGAGGGGTAGTGGCCATCGAGACCTTCAAACGCCCCTTCAAGGTCCGCGCTCATGTTTTAACGTGAGCAACTTCATGCTGCCTCATACATgtttcctcactttttcatccgctcatcccttcatccattcatccattcatccattcatccactcatccatccattatctatatcgCTTTCCCTTTGAGGGTAGAGGGGGAGAGCCGGGAAGCCTAGGTACCCACAGAAAACCCTGCTGAACTccattttctattattttcaaAATCAACTCAAGCTCAAGGGTGAACATACCGAGAAGCTTTTCTCCAAGCATGGCGAGCTGCTCCTTGTTGAGGCCGCGACCGGCGAAGGTGGAGAACTGCCAGCTCAGGACCTCAGAGAGCTGGCTCCAGCCGGCCCGAGGCGGGTTTCCAAAGAACGCCAAGTTCTGTGAATGGATAGAAAGGGACGGGAGGAGGAAGGTTTACATCTCGAAGTAATAACGCAACAAAATTCAACTGTAACACAACCGTTCGCCATAAAACCATAAAGTTGAATCAACGCACCAAGCTGTGGTTCTCATTTAGCTTTATCTAGATGCACCTGTGCAGTAAACTGGGAACTGTTTTCCACTTGTTCAATGGACATTTGAAAACACGTATCAGAATGTGTGAGCTCACCCTCGGCTCGTGCGTCAGCAGGTTGTACCACATGACCGAGGCCCAGCCTCCGGGCAGCTGGCTCACATTGGAGATGACCACCAGCGGCAGGGAGCACGTCTGAAACAGTGGAGTTCACAAACCCAATAAGCAAGTTGCTGCCACAACAGCAAGAGccgaataaaaaaattaatctaCACTGACCTCCAGGTCGATGGTGAGGCCCTGCACCGTGAAGCAAGCTTCGAAACTCAGAGAGTGAAGTTCTTCTGTCACCGAGAGCAGACCCTGGAAAACACCCCCACAACACGGCATTAGGAACCTGCACATGATGGAGCTCACTGGTGCAACTACTTAAAAAGGATGGATCAGACAATAAAGGTAAAAGGCACACAGCAGCTTGTGATTGACACTGTTTATGATTTATAGAACACTGCATTTCTTACCTCGCTCCCCTTTGTGCCATTGATatatttcttctcttttaacTGCTGAAAGATACAAACCCAACGTCAAGTGGCTTCAATAGAACAAATCACTGTTGAAGTATTTATTGCTTAATTCTACAGTTTGGATTTATTGCACTGATCCTGTATGATAGCTATATTCTTCCCAGGtgtaataaataacacaaacgCATGAACACAACCAAACAGTGGTTGTCTTACCAGGTGTCTGAAGTCGACAGAGAGGCAGCCATTGGAGTAGTCCTCAATATCCATAACTTTAGTGTTGTTGGTCAGGATGAAAAACTGCCGACTACTGAGAAGTAAGcattaaacatataaataaaaatataactcAATTGAAGTGTAGCTGCTAAAATCAGGAATGTGACAACATCAGATTACTGTTAAATCAATGAGATCTGTGGGTGAGGTCGGGAAAGTCACGAAAATATCCAATAACTTTAGAGTTATTAAAGAAGCCACAACTGTTGATATTTTGTTAttcaagaaataaataaatgttgtgtggATTTAATAGAATAATGACATAATGATGGAGAATTAAGTTgttatttaatgagaaaaatgtcaaaaatatttaaaaaataaaagagaaattcTTGAGAATGAACCCGTGCTCGTCTGAGTTGTTTCTTGAGAAACTACGAAACCCCTTCGACCAACGTCATCCTCACAGTCGACCACTTAAACCaaacccctgtgtgtgtgtggttctttcttcagaaCAGACTCACAACTCACTGCACGTGTGTAGTAAAAGGTTTGACACTGTTcttaaaaactgaaaatctttaTGTTTCACTTCTTCTTTCTGTGCTAAAATTAAACATCATCAGTATGTCCCAGTTTGAGGTTGTGTGTACTCACACTCTGCCGGGGGGGAGGTCCCTGGAAACACAAAcgtacaaaaacacacaattaaaatgattattgcTGAGAGACAAATTACTTTTACAACACATAtagatacatatatacacataatcACTCAGTGCTATATCAACGTTTGTATATTGAAACTTTCATGTTGTCACAAATCTTACTTGTCAAATGTGGTTTTCACTTTCAGCTGATAATCCACTTCTGGGAGTTTCACCAGGAGTCTGAGAGAAATCAGGAAGAGAATACATGTTTCACTGAGTTCTcaatcaacaacacaacacatctgtCACCAGGTAATAACAAATAATCAGATTA from Pleuronectes platessa chromosome 14, fPlePla1.1, whole genome shotgun sequence carries:
- the LOC128455436 gene encoding signal transducer and activator of transcription 1-alpha/beta isoform X2; the protein is MKILSDCLREEKRILASASPQQTMLLEIVNVLEQAEQTVAALTEVQLPEWKSRHQLSCIGSPVDTSLDHLQERFTAVAELLLEVRKQLHNHNKKYQGSDASGLLGAHEQLTQSLLTSLLANALVVEKQLLIVKTGVNFSATVRFLVNLPEFKDRLKVKAVFDKDVEEILKINGMRQFRFLSEVSKVLDVDETAGALRAEFADMEIEEIKKSRGKRKGGVVVTEELHIVKFVTELQFDGLWCNIEISSLPVVVVSSTNQIPAAWASVLWCSVLSSIEPRNLLLFVKPPPIAWQQLAQVLSWQFLSVGQRGLDENQLSLLRDRIVDDPEGLVHWEQFKNESTWIWGILDLIKTHLAGLWRDGRIMGFVSRGRTDELLREKPSGTFLLRFSESNKKGAVTFSWVEHANAEAQMHAVAPYTKDDLSKMSMQDFLNLYSLKEEGNTTRNPLLYLYPDIPRAAAFGPDCSTEKFVPKNKDGYIGRTLVPTSLFLTPPSSPQLHMEVDPDTSAEDHQRAEELFDHRLDVPGSPVWSPPAAPWTEITFYDPCLHF
- the LOC128455436 gene encoding signal transducer and activator of transcription 1-alpha/beta isoform X1 yields the protein MQKDTTLELLQFSEQQWNRFAPEGHILHSSDFPGMKDDLLAHFQDESLNLMKILSDCLREEKRILASASPQQTMLLEIVNVLEQAEQTVAALTEVQLPEWKSRHQLSCIGSPVDTSLDHLQERFTAVAELLLEVRKQLHNHNKKYQGSDASGLLGAHEQLTQSLLTSLLANALVVEKQLLIVKTGVNFSATVRFLVNLPEFKDRLKVKAVFDKDVEEILKINGMRQFRFLSEVSKVLDVDETAGALRAEFADMEIEEIKKSRGKRKGGVVVTEELHIVKFVTELQFDGLWCNIEISSLPVVVVSSTNQIPAAWASVLWCSVLSSIEPRNLLLFVKPPPIAWQQLAQVLSWQFLSVGQRGLDENQLSLLRDRIVDDPEGLVHWEQFKNESTWIWGILDLIKTHLAGLWRDGRIMGFVSRGRTDELLREKPSGTFLLRFSESNKKGAVTFSWVEHANAEAQMHAVAPYTKDDLSKMSMQDFLNLYSLKEEGNTTRNPLLYLYPDIPRAAAFGPDCSTEKFVPKNKDGYIGRTLVPTSLFLTPPSSPQLHMEVDPDTSAEDHQRAEELFDHRLDVPGSPVWSPPAAPWTEITFYDPCLHF